The following coding sequences lie in one Arabidopsis thaliana chromosome 3, partial sequence genomic window:
- a CDS encoding hypothetical protein (DUF946) (Plant protein of unknown function (DUF946); FUNCTIONS IN: molecular_function unknown; INVOLVED IN: biological_process unknown; LOCATED IN: endomembrane system; CONTAINS InterPro DOMAIN/s: Protein of unknown function DUF946 (InterPro:IPR009291); BEST Arabidopsis thaliana protein match is: Plant protein of unknown function (DUF946) (TAIR:AT3G01880.1); Has 265 Blast hits to 263 proteins in 69 species: Archae - 0; Bacteria - 17; Metazoa - 17; Fungi - 89; Plants - 141; Viruses - 0; Other Eukaryotes - 1 (source: NCBI BLink).) yields the protein MHSSIGKAFELFCFLVILIVNHVCWIQAQGNSDVNSTAVSRSTDTFLSSTSLPVETAFTFPSALPVIPSGGGNFGKGRIDLGGLEVIQVSISTSTSQRVWRTYEGGPDNMGLSIFQPINLPPSFSTLGFYGQPNNRLLFGWVLAARDVSGNSLRPPVDYIQVINTTSMNINQEGAAFFWQPLCPNGYQAVGLYVTTSPIKPSLSQESISCVRSDLTEQSETDTWVWGTEEMTLSSLRPANRGTEATGVHTGTFSCQPLNIPPPPPLFCLKNTKFDLSSMPSHNQTTVLFQSYSPWIYLHPDEDFISSSVDWFFSNGALLFQKGNESNPVPVQPDGSNLPQGGSDDGLFWLDYPADKNAKEWVKRGDLGHTKVYLHIKPMFGGTFTDIVVWIFYPFNGNARLKFLFFKSLSLGDIGEHIGDWEHVTLRISNFNGELWRAYFSEHSGGTLVEACDLEFQGGNKLVSYSSLHGHAMFSKPGLVLQGDDGNGIRNDMARSNKFFDAGVAYELVAGPGIQEPPWLNYFRKWGPLVPHDIQKNLEGIAKSLPGLLRKKFRNLINKIPREVLEEDGPTGPKVKRSWTGDD from the coding sequence ATGCATTCATCTATTGGAAAAGCCTTTGaacttttctgttttcttgttattttaattgttaaccATGTGTGTTGGATCCAGGCACAAGGCAACTCCGATGTGAATTCTACAGCAGTGAGCAGATCTACGGatacatttctttcttctacaaGCTTACCTGTGGAGACAGCCTTCACGTTTCCATCGGCTTTACCTGTCATCCCTTCGGGTGGTGGAAATTTTGGGAAAGGAAGGATAGATCTCGGAGGTCTTGAGGTGATCCAAGTCTCCATCTCAACCTCAACATCACAAAGAGTATGGAGGACATACGAGGGAGGTCCCGACAACATGGGGCTCTCTATCTTCCAACCAATCAATCTTCCTCCCAGCTTCTCCACTCTTGGCTTCTATGGGCAACCCAACAACCGCCTGCTTTTTGGGTGGGTTCTTGCTGCAAGAGACGTGTCTGGAAATAGCTTGAGGCCACCCGTTGACTACATTCAAGTCATAAACACTACATCAATGAATATCAACCAAGAAGGGGCTGCTTTTTTTTGGCAGCCCCTATGTCCCAATGGATATCAAGCGGTTGGTCTATATGTCACTACTTCTCCTATAAAGCCATCTTTAAGTCAAGAATCTATAAGCTGCGTTCGATCCGATCTTACGGAACAGAGTGAAACCGATACATGGGTTTGGGGGACAGAAGAAATGACTCTGTCTAGTTTGAGACCGGCCAACAGAGGAACAGAAGCAACAGGTGTACACACAGGGACATTCAGCTGCCAGCCATTGAACATCCCTCCTCCCCCTCCTCTGTTTTGcttgaaaaacacaaaatttgacTTGTCTAGCATGCCAAGCCATAATCAAACTACCGTTTTGTTTCAATCGTATTCTCCTTGGATATATTTGCATCCAGATGAAGATTTTATTTCTTCCTCTGTCGACTGGTTTTTCTCCAATGGTGCCCTGTTATTCCAGAAAGGCAACGAATCCAACCCCGTCCCTGTGCAACCGGACGGTTCAAACCTTCCGCAGGGCGGTTCGGATGATGGTTTATTCTGGTTAGACTATCCGGCTGATAAGAACGCAAAGGAATGGGTTAAGAGGGGAGACTTAGGACACACGAAAGTGTATCTACACATCAAACCAATGTTTGGAGGCACTTTCACTGACATTGTCGTGTGGATATTCTACCCTTTCAACGGTAACGCCCGCCTCAAGTTTTTATTCTTCAAGAGCCTGTCGCTGGGGGATATCGGCGAACATATTGGAGACTGGGAACATGTTACGTTGCGCATCAGCAACTTCAACGGAGAGTTATGGCGAGCATACTTCTCTGAGCACAGTGGGGGAACTCTAGTGGAGGCATGCGATCTTGAGTTTCAAGGTGGAAACAAACTTGTGAGCTACTCGTCTCTTCACGGACACGcaatgttttcaaaaccagGACTTGTGTTGCAAGGCGATGACGGAAACGGCATAAGGAACGACATGGCAAGAAGTAACAAATTCTTTGACGCAGGTGTTGCTTATGAGCTGGTTGCAGGACCGGGGATTCAGGAGCCACCGTGGCTCAACTATTTCAGGAAATGGGGACCACTTGTCCCACATGACATTCAAAAGAACCTTGAAGGTATCGCAAAGTCATTGCCGGGACTTTTGCGgaaaaaattcagaaatctGATTAACAAAATCCCTCGTGAAGTGCTTGAAGAAGATGGTCCCACTGGACCCAAAGTCAAAAGGTCTTGGACCGGTGATGACTAA
- a CDS encoding vacuolar sorting-associated protein (DUF946) (Plant protein of unknown function (DUF946); FUNCTIONS IN: molecular_function unknown; INVOLVED IN: biological_process unknown; LOCATED IN: endomembrane system; CONTAINS InterPro DOMAIN/s: Protein of unknown function DUF946 (InterPro:IPR009291); BEST Arabidopsis thaliana protein match is: Plant protein of unknown function (DUF946) (TAIR:AT3G01870.1); Has 287 Blast hits to 285 proteins in 76 species: Archae - 0; Bacteria - 16; Metazoa - 29; Fungi - 107; Plants - 134; Viruses - 0; Other Eukaryotes - 1 (source: NCBI BLink).) gives MQLLYETYLKFLLFFVFLFVKQLSWAETGTNPLTNISYVNSLGYPFKYPYLSSNGLPVETSFKFPSPLPSMPSDGGNFGKRSIDMGGLEVTQISISNSTSHRVWRTYEGGPDNMGVSIFEPTTIPRNFFKLGFYAQPNNRQLFGWILVAKDVSGSNLRPPVDYTEVGNTTTLLIKQEGPAYFWQPLCPNGYHAVGLYVTTSPMKPSLGQNSISCVRSDLTEQSEADTWVWRIKDMTISSLRPATRGVEATGVFTGTFSCKQLNFLPHPPPLFCLKNTKFDLSSMPSENQTRVLFKTYSPWIYLHPKEDFLPSSVNWVFANGALLHKKGNESIPVPIHPNGSNLPQGGCNDDLFWLDYLVDKKAREKVKRGDLESTKVYLHIKPMFGATFTDIVVWLFFPYNGNAHLKFLFIKSLSLGNIGEHVGDWEHVTLRISNFNGELWRVYFSEHSGGTLVDACDLEFMQGGNKPVVYSSLHGHAMFSKPGVVLQGGGKSGIRNDMARSDKCFDAGIGYEVIAGPGVVEPPWLNYFRKWGPRVHYRIDIFLNSVAKILPIFLRKGLRKLINKIPLEMRGQDGPTGPKVKVTWTGDEQYS, from the coding sequence ATGCAACTCTTGTATGAAACCTACTTAaaatttctattgttttttgtttttctatttgttaAGCAATTGTCATGGGCAGAAACTGGAACTAACCCTTTGACCAACATTTCCTACGTAAATTCTTTAGGGTATCCATTCAAATATCCTTATCTTTCGTCTAATGGTTTACCGGTGGAAACAAGCTTTAAATTTCCTAGTCCTTTGCCTAGTATGCCTTCCGATGGTGGAAATTTTGGCAAAAGAAGCATTGATATGGGAGGTCTTGAGGTTACTCAAATCTCTATCTCAAACTCAACATCACACAGAGTGTGGAGAACTTATGAAGGAGGGCCGGATAACATGGGAGTCAGCATCTTTGAACCAACTACTATTCCTCGTAATTTCTTCAAACTTGGCTTCTATGCACAACCTAACAACCGACAGCTTTTTGGTTGGATTCTTGTTGCAAAAGACGTATCGGGAAGTAATTTAAGACCACCAGTCGACTACACTGAAGTTGGAAACACTACAACATTGCTTATCAAACAAGAGGGGCCTGCATATTTTTGGCAGCCCCTATGTCCTAATGGATATCATGCGGTTGGTCTATATGTCACTACTTCTCCTATGAAGCCCTCTTTGGGACAAAATTCTATAAGCTGTGTTCGATCTGATCTCACAGAACAGAGTGAAGCCGATACATGGGTATGGAGGATAAAAGATATGACTATTTCTAGTTTGAGACCGGCCACGAGAGGAGTAGAGGCGACAGGTGTGTTCACAGGGACATTCAGCTGCAAACAACTAAACTTTCTTCCTCATCCCCCTCCTTTATTCTgcttaaaaaatacaaaatttgacTTGTCAAGCATGCCAAGCGAAAATCAAACtagagttttgtttaaaacgTATTCTCCTTGGATATATTTACACCCAAAAGAAGATTTCCTTCCTTCCTCTGTCAATTGGGTTTTCGCTAACGGTGCCTTGCTACACAAGAAAGGAAACGAATCCATCCCGGTCCCGATACATCCAAATGGTTCAAACCTTCCACAAGGAGGTTGCAATGATGACTTGTTTTGGTTAGATTATCTAGTCGATAAAAAGGCTAGAGAAAAGGTTAAGAGGGGAGATTTAGAGAGCACTAAGGTGTATCTACACATCAAACCAATGTTTGGAGCTACTTTCACAGATATTGTAGTATGGCTATTCTTTCCCTATAACGGAAATgcacatttaaaatttttgtttatcaagaGCCTGTCGCTAGGAAATATTGGCGAGCATGTTGGAGACTGGGAACACGTTACATTACGCATCAGCAACTTCAATGGTGAGTTATGGCGTGTTTACTTTTCTGAACACAGTGGAGGAACTTTAGTGGATGCATGCGATCTAGAGTTCATGCAAGGTGGAAACAAACCAGTAGTATATTCGTCTCTTCATGGGCATGCAATGTTCTCCAAACCTGGAGTCGTGTTGCAAGGTGGCGGCAAAAGTGGAATAAGGAACGACATGGCAAGAAGCGACAAATGCTTTGACGCAGGTATTGGATATGAAGTGATTGCGGGACCTGGCGTGGTTGAGCCACCGTGGCTGAATTATTTTAGGAAATGGGGACCTCGAGTCCATTACAGGATTGACATATTTCTCAACTCTGTCGCAAAGATTTTGCCCATCTTTTTACGGAAAGGTTTGCGAAAACTCATCAACAAAATTCCTTTAGAAATGCGGGGTCAAGATGGTCCAACTGGTCCCAAAGTTAAGGTGACTTGGACCGGTGATGAACAATATTCTTAG
- the CYP94B2 gene encoding cytochrome P450, family 94, subfamily B, polypeptide 2 (''cytochrome P450, family 94, subfamily B, polypeptide 2'' (CYP94B2); FUNCTIONS IN: electron carrier activity, monooxygenase activity, iron ion binding, oxygen binding, heme binding; INVOLVED IN: oxidation reduction; LOCATED IN: endomembrane system; CONTAINS InterPro DOMAIN/s: Cytochrome P450 (InterPro:IPR001128), Cytochrome P450, E-class, group I (InterPro:IPR002401); BEST Arabidopsis thaliana protein match is: cytochrome P450, family 94, subfamily B, polypeptide 3 (TAIR:AT3G48520.1); Has 24612 Blast hits to 24535 proteins in 1394 species: Archae - 46; Bacteria - 2681; Metazoa - 9088; Fungi - 5092; Plants - 6664; Viruses - 3; Other Eukaryotes - 1038 (source: NCBI BLink).) produces the protein MEASTFILLLVLVLLLVSAGKHVIYSCRNSTPKTYPVIGCLISFYTNRNRLLDWYTELLTESPSRTVVIRRLAARRTVVTANPSNVEYILKTNFDNYPKGKPFTEILGDFLGNGIFNVDGNLWLKQRRLATHDFTPKSLREYVTVLRNEVEKELLAFLNAAAEDSQPFDLQELLRRFTFNIVCIVFLGIDRCTLNPSSPVSEFDRAFQTASAVSAGRGSAPLSFVWKFKRLVGFGSEKELRKAVGEVHNCVDEIIRDKKRKPANQDFLSRLIVAGESDETVRDMVISIIMAGRDTTSAVATRLFWLITGHEETEHDLVSEIRSVKEEITGGFDYESLKKLSLLKACLCEVMRLYPPVPWDSKHALTDDRLPDGTLVRAGDRVTYFPYGMGRMEELWGEDWDEFKPNRWAESYDKTCCRVLKKVNPFKFPVFQAGPRVCLGEEMAYVQMKYIVASILDRFEIEPIPTDKPDFVPMLTAHMAGGMQVRVHRRDPSLSP, from the coding sequence ATGGAAGCTTCaacttttattcttcttcttgtccttGTGCTGTTGCTTGTCTCTGCGGGAAAACATGTGATATATTCTTGCCGCAACTCTACACCGAAAACATACCCGGTTATCGGATGCTTAATTTCATTCTATACCAACCGAAACCGGTTACTGGATTGGTATACAGAGCTCCTAACCGAATCCCCGAGTCGGACGGTAGTCATTCGCCGCTTAGCTGCACGGAGAACCGTAGTGACGGCGAACCCCTCGAACGTGGAGTATATCCTCAAAACAAACTTCGACAACTATCCCAAAGGCAAACCTTTTACGGAGATCCTCGGAGATTTTCTCGGCAACGGGATCTTCAACGTTGACGGAAACCTCTGGTTAAAGCAGAGGAGACTTGCTACACACGACTTCACCCCAAAGTCGCTGAGAGAATACGTCACCGTTTTGAGAAACGAGGTGGAGAAGGAGCTCTTAGCGTTTCTAAACGCAGCTGCGGAAGATTCACAACCCTTCGATCTTCAGGAGCTTCTCCGTAGATTCACTTTCAATATTGTTTGCATTGTTTTCCTCGGGATCGATCGTTGCACTTTAAACCCTTCCTCCCCCGTTTCTGAGTTCGACAGAGCCTTTCAGACAGCTTCTGCGGTCAGCGCTGGACGCGGTTCCGCACCGCTGTCTTTTGTGTGGAAGTTTAAGAGACTGGTCGGTTTTGGATCTGAGAAAGAGCTCAGAAAAGCCGTCGGAGAAGTCCATAACTGCGTCGATGAGATCATTCGGGATAAGAAGAGGAAGCCTGCCAACCAAGACTTTCTCTCGCGGTTGATCGTCGCCGGAGAAAGCGACGAGACGGTGAGAGATATGGTAATAAGTATCATAATGGCGGGGAGGGACACCACGTCGGCGGTAGCCACACGGCTGTTTTGGTTGATCACCGGTCACGAGGAAACCGAGCACGATCTGGTTAGTGAAATCCGATCGGTCAAGGAGGAGATAACGGGGGGTTTTGATTACGAATCATTGAAGAAACTGAGTTTGTTGAAAGCGTGTTTGTGTGAAGTGATGCGATTGTATCCTCCGGTGCCGTGGGACTCCAAACACGCCTTAACCGATGACCGGTTACCAGACGGTACGTTGGTGCGTGCCGGAGACCGGGTAACGTATTTTCCATATGGTATGGGGAGAATGGAAGAGCTATGGGGGGAAGATTGGGATGAGTTTAAACCAAACCGGTGGGCTGAGTCTTATGATAAAACCTGCTGCAGAGTTTTGAAAAAGGTGAATCCGTTCAAGTTTCCGGTTTTCCAAGCCGGCCCAAGGGTTTGTCTTGGGGAAGAGATGGCGTACGTGCAGATGAAGTATATTGTGGCTTCCATACTTGACCGGTTTGAGATTGAACCGATCCCTACGGATAAACCGGATTTTGTGCCAATGCTCACGGCTCACATGGCTGGTGGGATGCAAGTCCGCGTTCATCGGAGAGATCCTTCTCTTTCCCCTTGA
- a CDS encoding uncharacterized protein (unknown protein; FUNCTIONS IN: molecular_function unknown; INVOLVED IN: response to cadmium ion; EXPRESSED IN: 24 plant structures; EXPRESSED DURING: 13 growth stages; BEST Arabidopsis thaliana protein match is: unknown protein (TAIR:AT3G27210.1); Has 64 Blast hits to 64 proteins in 13 species: Archae - 0; Bacteria - 0; Metazoa - 5; Fungi - 0; Plants - 59; Viruses - 0; Other Eukaryotes - 0 (source: NCBI BLink).), whose amino-acid sequence MIFFDSRGWLDSDCDDDFMSVGGEFTPSRGTTPVHHKFCDQTPHQGEENKHGEEEEEASPTDNKKRLLELFKETQDEEDEEEEDYVAEGKARACLWIRTPVRSSAPATPYNNNKERQQKFKRVRSAALGRCVPRLVSCSSFTDRRRNMMTSHAPIDVQR is encoded by the exons ATGATATTTTTCGATTCACGGGGGTGGCTTGATTCCGACTGCGATGATGATTTCATGAGCGTTGGTGGTG AATTTACGCCGTCGCGAGGAACAACACCGGTGCATCACAAATTCTGTGACCAAACTCCTCACCAAGGAGAGGAGAACAAacacggagaagaagaagaagaagcgtcTCCTACCGATAACAAGAAGAGGCTCCTCGAACTCTTTAAAGAGACACAAGACgaagaggatgaagaggaagaagattacGTGGCAGAAGGCAAAGCAAGAGCATGTCTCTGGATAAGAACACCTGTTAGATCTTCTGCGCCGGCCACTCCTTataataacaacaaagaaagacaGCAAAAATTCAAGAGAGTGAGATCAGCTGCTCTTGGTCGCTGCGTTCCGCGTTTGGTTTCCTGTAGTAGCTTCACTGATCGGCGACGGAATATGATGACTAGTCATGCCCCTATTGACGTCCAACgctaa
- a CDS encoding uncharacterized protein (unknown protein; FUNCTIONS IN: molecular_function unknown; INVOLVED IN: response to cadmium ion; LOCATED IN: chloroplast; EXPRESSED IN: 24 plant structures; EXPRESSED DURING: 13 growth stages; BEST Arabidopsis thaliana protein match is: unknown protein (TAIR:AT3G27210.1); Has 66 Blast hits to 66 proteins in 13 species: Archae - 0; Bacteria - 0; Metazoa - 5; Fungi - 0; Plants - 61; Viruses - 0; Other Eukaryotes - 0 (source: NCBI BLink).), with product MGSCVSSSQSKSSSASDSVVKLASFISKPDSTPPLKTDVMITSSTINGNPPIDSGRWDSGNKEDMIFFDSRGWLDSDCDDDFMSVGGEFTPSRGTTPVHHKFCDQTPHQGEENKHGEEEEEASPTDNKKRLLELFKETQDEEDEEEEDYVAEGKARACLWIRTPVRSSAPATPYNNNKERQQKFKRVRSAALGRCVPRLVSCSSFTDRRRNMMTSHAPIDVQR from the exons atggGTTCGTGTGTCTCCTCTTCTCAAAGCAAGAGCTCATCCGCCTCTGATTCCGTCGTGAAGCTTGCCTCTTTCATCTCTAAACCAGACTCCACACCGCCCCTCAAGACTGACGTCATGATCACTTCCTCCACCATCAACGGCAACCCTCCCATCGATTCCGGTCGTTGGGATTCAG GTAACAAAGAGGATATGATATTTTTCGATTCACGGGGGTGGCTTGATTCCGACTGCGATGATGATTTCATGAGCGTTGGTGGTG AATTTACGCCGTCGCGAGGAACAACACCGGTGCATCACAAATTCTGTGACCAAACTCCTCACCAAGGAGAGGAGAACAAacacggagaagaagaagaagaagcgtcTCCTACCGATAACAAGAAGAGGCTCCTCGAACTCTTTAAAGAGACACAAGACgaagaggatgaagaggaagaagattacGTGGCAGAAGGCAAAGCAAGAGCATGTCTCTGGATAAGAACACCTGTTAGATCTTCTGCGCCGGCCACTCCTTataataacaacaaagaaagacaGCAAAAATTCAAGAGAGTGAGATCAGCTGCTCTTGGTCGCTGCGTTCCGCGTTTGGTTTCCTGTAGTAGCTTCACTGATCGGCGACGGAATATGATGACTAGTCATGCCCCTATTGACGTCCAACgctaa
- a CDS encoding SWIB/MDM2 domain superfamily protein (SWIB/MDM2 domain superfamily protein; CONTAINS InterPro DOMAIN/s: SWIB/MDM2 domain (InterPro:IPR003121); BEST Arabidopsis thaliana protein match is: SWIB/MDM2 domain superfamily protein (TAIR:AT5G14170.1); Has 893 Blast hits to 865 proteins in 236 species: Archae - 0; Bacteria - 105; Metazoa - 289; Fungi - 279; Plants - 159; Viruses - 0; Other Eukaryotes - 61 (source: NCBI BLink).), giving the protein MSGNNELNALKGPQSSLPWPFGMASASFAPSHMAPPNFQPQFQLSQDQGISAPGRRFPHKPPIGGPPAVPPSMELTPASRKKKHKLPDKSSLQERVAAVLPESALYTQLLEFESRVDAALFRKKVDIQDSLKNPPSIQKTLRIYVFNTFSNQIPGPDPPTWTLRIFGRVLDPDHTGGLVQNSNPLYPKFSSFFKTLKISLDQSLYPENHLIEWKRDRSPAPLEGFEIKRIGCQEFAATILLEMNYVPEKFKTSPALMQVLGIEVDTRPRIIAAIWHYVKVRKLQNPNDPSFFNCDAALHSVFGEEKMKFTMLSHKISQHLSPPPPIQLVHKIKLSGNNPAISACYDVLVDIPAPVQTELSNLLANPEKNKEIEACDEAICGAIRKIHEHRRRRAFFLGFSQSPVEFTNALMESQTKDLKLVAGEASRNAEKEGRSEFFNQPWVEDAAIRYLNRKPAGG; this is encoded by the exons ATGTCTGGGAATAACGAGTTGAACGCACTAAAAGGGCCTCAAAGCTCTCTGCCTTGGCCATTTGGAATGGCCTCTGCATCGTTTGCTCCCTCCCACATGGCCCCTCCTAACTTTCAACCTCAGTTTCAGCTCTCTCAAGACCAAGGGATTAGTGCTCCTGGAAGAAGGTTCCCACATAAACCTCCCATTGGAGGACCTCCTGCTGTTCCTCCTAGTATGGAGTTGACTCCAGCTTCcaggaaaaagaaacataagcTTCCAGACAAGTCCTCCTTGCAGGAGCGCGTTGCTGCCGTCTTGCCCGAGTCTGCTCTCTACACACAGCTTCTTGAGTTTGAGTCTCGGGTTGATGCCGCTCTCTTCAGAAAGAAAGTTGACATCCAAGACTCCCTTAAGAACCCTCCTTCCATTCAGAAGACCCTTAGGATCTACGTTTTCAACACCTTTTCCAACCAGATCCCTGGTCCTGACCCTCCCACATGGACTCTTAGGATTTTCGGCAGGGTCCTGGATCCTGACCACACTGGTGGATTAGTTCAGAATTCAAACCCACTTTATCCCAAGTTCTCGTCTTTCTTCAAAACGTTAAAGATATCCCTGGACCAGAGCCTGTATCCTGAGAACCATCTGATCGAATGGAAAAGGGATCGATCGCCTGCTCCTCTGGAAGGGTTTGAGATAAAGAGGATAGGGTGTCAGGAGTTTGCAGCTACTATACTGTTGGAGATGAATTACGTCCCTGAGAAGTTCAAGACTTCTCCTGCTTTGATGCAAGTTTTGGGCATTGAGGTTGACACTCGCCCAAGAATCATTGCGGCAATCTGGCATTACGTGAAAGTCAGGAAACTGCAAAACCCAAACGACCCTTCTTTCTTCAACTGTGATGCTGCTCTCCACAGTGTTTTTggggaagagaagatgaaattcACTATGCTCTCTCATAAGATATCTCAGCACCTATCACCTCCGCCTCCCATTCAGCTTGTACACAAGATCAAGCTTTCGGGGAACAATCCAGCCATCTCAGCATGTTACGATGTGCTTGTGGACATACCAGCACCGGTCCAAACGGAGCTTTCCAATCTGCTCGCTAATccagagaagaacaaagagattGAGGCATGTGATGAAGCCATATGCGGAGCCATAAGGAAAATCCACGAGCACAGAAGGAGACGGGCGtttttcttagggtttagCCAGTCACCGGTGGAATTCACCAATGCCTTGATGGAATCTCAGACCAAAGATCTGAAGCTTGTTGCAGGAGAAGCAAGTCGAAACGCTGAGAAAGAAGGCCGATCAGAGTTCTTCAATCAGCCATG GGTGGAGGATGCTGCAATACGTTACTTGAACCGGAAGCCAGCAGGCGGGTAA